In Gemmatimonadales bacterium, the following proteins share a genomic window:
- a CDS encoding DUF4112 domain-containing protein, giving the protein MARSDSASPLVPEVATVDPRRLERLRRVGYLLDNSIPIPGTRYRLGIDSLIGLVPGLGDIIGGVLSLYIIAQSARLGAPRNLLLRMGWNVAIDTLIGEVPILGDLFDIGYKPNLRNLALLEAYLRRPAELERSTTRLAILLGAGLLLLTLGAIAVAVVFLRFLDGLLKHGLLR; this is encoded by the coding sequence ATGGCTCGTTCGGATTCGGCCTCCCCCCTGGTGCCCGAGGTCGCCACCGTGGATCCCCGGCGGCTCGAGCGCCTCCGCCGGGTGGGGTACCTGCTCGACAACTCCATCCCCATTCCGGGAACCCGCTACCGGCTCGGCATCGACTCGCTGATCGGCTTGGTGCCGGGGCTGGGCGACATCATCGGCGGCGTGCTCTCGCTCTACATCATCGCGCAGTCCGCCCGGCTCGGCGCCCCGCGCAATCTCCTGCTGCGAATGGGGTGGAACGTCGCGATCGATACCCTGATCGGTGAGGTACCCATACTGGGTGATCTCTTCGATATCGGCTACAAGCCCAACCTGCGCAATCTCGCGTTGCTGGAGGCCTATCTCCGCCGGCCGGCGGAGCTCGAGCGCTCCACCACTCGGCTCGCGATCCTGCTCGGGGCCGGTCTGCTGCTGCTGACCCTGGGAGCGATCGCCGTGGCCGTGGTCTTCCTGCGATTTCTCGATGGACTCCTCAAGCACGGACTGCTCCGGTGA
- a CDS encoding TIGR00730 family Rossman fold protein codes for MTNSPYRHMDDKKLPTEDEQLLESPPPQRPEALFLRSDSWRVLRIMGEFVWGFDNLADVSDGVTIFGSARTPATDPHYQQAVETARLLARAGIPVLTGGGPGIMEAANRGAKEGGGLSIGCNIELPFEQGSNAYLSRSLNFKFFFVRKTMFVKYATAFIVFPGGYGTLDELFEALTLIQTGKVKHFPVILFGSAYWGGLIEWLTRTVAEQRKINATDLFLFSVTDDPAEAARLVIEARSEKPGDPAARIIG; via the coding sequence ATGACCAATAGCCCCTACCGGCACATGGACGACAAGAAGCTGCCCACGGAAGACGAGCAGCTGCTCGAGAGCCCGCCCCCGCAGCGGCCGGAGGCGCTCTTCCTGCGCTCCGACTCCTGGCGGGTGCTCCGGATCATGGGAGAGTTCGTGTGGGGCTTCGACAATCTGGCCGACGTGAGCGACGGGGTCACCATCTTCGGCTCCGCCCGGACTCCGGCCACCGATCCACACTACCAGCAGGCGGTGGAGACCGCGCGGCTGCTGGCCCGGGCGGGGATTCCAGTGCTCACCGGCGGCGGCCCGGGAATCATGGAAGCAGCCAACCGGGGCGCAAAGGAGGGCGGCGGACTCTCGATCGGCTGCAACATCGAGCTGCCGTTCGAGCAAGGCTCCAACGCCTATCTCAGCCGGAGCCTCAACTTCAAGTTCTTCTTCGTGCGGAAGACGATGTTCGTGAAGTACGCCACCGCGTTCATCGTCTTTCCCGGCGGCTACGGCACGCTGGACGAGCTGTTCGAGGCGCTGACCCTGATCCAGACGGGAAAGGTGAAGCACTTCCCGGTGATCCTCTTCGGCAGCGCCTACTGGGGCGGCCTGATCGAGTGGCTGACGCGCACGGTGGCGGAACAGCGGAAGATCAACGCCACCGACCTGTTCCTCTTCAGCGTGACGGACGATCCCGCGGAGGCGGCCCGGCTGGTCATCGAGGCGCGCTCGGAGAAGCCGGGAGATCCCGCCGCGCGGATCATAGGATGA
- the speY gene encoding deoxyhypusine synthase, with product MTRPSAPYLRGQRIEPAAISGRETVAGLIDDAFLAYNAGRLREGCQLFVQRMLEPDVTVGMTLTGAMTPAGLGMSCLIPLMESGFVDWIISTGANLYHDAHFALGLAMHRGTPNANDVELRDKGVVRIYDIFFDYHVLLSTDAFIRDVSAREEFQRPMSSAEYHYLLGGYVREREKALGLTRRSVLSAAHDLQVPLYTSSPGDSSIGMNVAEQALAGSKLRFDVSADVNETASIVLEAKRSGGKSGVLIVGGGSPKNFMLQTEPQIQEVLGIDERGHDYFLQMTDARPDTGGLSGATPAEAVSWGKIDPDQLPGTVVVYSDNSIALPLLTAYAKERREARPLKRLFARRQEMMDRLIDEYRAALAFRDQRADESLSHMHPGAGGAETVARR from the coding sequence ATGACTCGTCCTTCGGCTCCGTACCTTCGGGGGCAGCGCATCGAGCCGGCCGCGATCTCCGGGCGGGAAACGGTGGCGGGCCTGATCGACGACGCATTCCTGGCCTACAACGCCGGCCGCCTGCGGGAAGGCTGCCAGCTCTTCGTGCAGCGGATGCTCGAGCCGGATGTCACCGTCGGCATGACCCTCACTGGCGCCATGACACCCGCGGGACTGGGCATGAGCTGCCTCATCCCGCTCATGGAGTCGGGCTTCGTCGACTGGATCATCTCCACCGGGGCCAACCTGTATCACGACGCGCACTTCGCGCTCGGACTGGCGATGCATCGCGGCACCCCCAACGCGAACGACGTCGAGCTGCGCGACAAGGGCGTCGTGCGGATCTACGATATCTTCTTCGACTATCACGTGCTGCTCTCCACCGATGCGTTCATCCGCGACGTGTCCGCGCGGGAGGAGTTCCAGCGGCCGATGAGCAGCGCCGAGTACCACTACCTGCTGGGCGGGTACGTCCGGGAGCGGGAGAAGGCCCTGGGGCTCACTCGCCGCTCGGTCCTTTCGGCTGCGCACGACCTGCAGGTGCCGCTGTATACCAGCTCGCCCGGCGACAGCTCGATCGGCATGAACGTGGCCGAGCAGGCCCTGGCGGGAAGCAAGCTCCGCTTTGACGTGAGCGCCGACGTCAACGAGACCGCCAGCATCGTGCTCGAGGCCAAGCGCTCAGGCGGGAAGAGCGGAGTGCTCATCGTCGGCGGTGGCAGCCCCAAGAACTTCATGCTGCAGACCGAGCCCCAGATCCAGGAGGTGCTGGGGATCGACGAGCGGGGGCACGACTACTTCCTCCAGATGACCGATGCCCGGCCGGACACCGGAGGTCTCTCCGGCGCCACGCCCGCCGAGGCCGTGAGCTGGGGAAAGATCGACCCCGACCAGCTCCCCGGGACGGTCGTGGTGTACAGCGACAATTCCATCGCGCTGCCGCTCCTCACCGCCTATGCCAAGGAGCGGCGCGAAGCCCGCCCGCTCAAGCGCCTGTTCGCCCGGCGCCAGGAGATGATGGACCGGCTGATCGACGAGTACCGGGCCGCCCTGGCCTTCCGCGATCAGCGTGCGGACGAGTCGCTGAGCCACATGCACCCGGGCGCCGGCGGGGCCGAGACCGTGGCGCGGCGGTGA
- a CDS encoding NAD(P)/FAD-dependent oxidoreductase produces the protein MIGAPEKTGLPHLVIVGGGFAGLYAAKALSKAPLRVTLVDRHNHHLFQPMLYQVATAGLNPSDIASPIRSILRRSRNTEVLLAEVDAVDPAARRIHLTDGDSLAYDYLIVATGARHSYFGHDAWEPLAPGLKSLEDALEIRRRVLLAFERAERETDSVRRHAYLTFVIVGGGPTGVEMAGAVAEIRRYALRRDFRRIDPGEATVMLLEGGPRLLPSYPPSLSEQAKLKLRRLGVEVRTETLVTDIRPGSVGAAGWTIPTQTVIWAAGNTASPLLTSLGTPLDRMGRALVEPDCSIPGHPEVFVLGDAAAFEHQTGGTLPGICPVAIQMGVYAARTIEGDLAGRPRRAFHYWDKGQLAVIGRGQAVADIWKLHFGGFVAWLTWIFVHIFFLIGFRNRILVLLQWGWSYATYSRGARLITGEARMPAVPLRAVGMPGASP, from the coding sequence GTGATCGGAGCTCCGGAGAAGACTGGATTGCCCCATCTGGTCATCGTGGGAGGCGGGTTCGCCGGATTGTACGCCGCCAAGGCGCTGAGCAAGGCGCCCCTGCGGGTGACGCTGGTGGACCGGCACAATCATCACCTGTTCCAGCCGATGCTCTACCAGGTGGCAACGGCGGGTCTCAACCCCAGCGACATCGCCTCGCCCATCCGGTCGATCCTGCGGCGCTCCAGGAACACCGAGGTGCTGTTGGCGGAGGTCGATGCCGTCGACCCCGCGGCCCGCCGGATCCACCTGACCGATGGCGACAGCCTCGCCTACGACTATCTGATCGTCGCCACCGGCGCGCGCCATTCCTATTTCGGCCACGACGCGTGGGAGCCGCTCGCCCCCGGGCTCAAGAGCCTGGAAGATGCGCTGGAGATCCGCCGACGGGTGCTGCTGGCCTTCGAGCGAGCGGAGCGGGAGACCGACTCGGTCCGGCGGCATGCCTATCTCACGTTCGTGATCGTGGGGGGCGGACCAACCGGCGTCGAGATGGCCGGGGCCGTGGCGGAGATTCGCCGCTATGCGCTGCGCCGGGACTTCCGCCGGATCGATCCGGGTGAGGCCACCGTCATGCTGCTCGAGGGCGGCCCCCGATTGCTGCCCTCTTACCCTCCGAGCCTGAGCGAGCAGGCGAAGCTCAAGCTGCGCCGGCTGGGTGTGGAGGTGCGCACCGAAACCCTGGTGACCGATATCCGTCCGGGCTCGGTGGGTGCCGCGGGCTGGACCATCCCCACTCAGACCGTCATCTGGGCCGCCGGCAACACCGCCAGTCCCCTGCTCACGAGCCTGGGTACGCCGCTCGACCGGATGGGACGCGCGCTGGTCGAGCCGGACTGCTCCATCCCGGGCCATCCCGAAGTCTTCGTGCTGGGCGACGCCGCCGCGTTCGAGCACCAGACCGGCGGCACCCTTCCCGGCATCTGCCCCGTAGCCATTCAGATGGGGGTCTACGCGGCGCGTACGATCGAGGGCGATCTCGCCGGCCGGCCCCGCCGCGCATTCCACTACTGGGACAAGGGTCAGCTGGCGGTGATCGGCCGGGGCCAGGCGGTGGCGGACATTTGGAAGCTCCACTTCGGCGGATTCGTCGCTTGGCTAACCTGGATCTTCGTGCACATCTTTTTCCTGATCGGATTCCGCAACCGGATCCTGGTTCTGCTCCAATGGGGCTGGTCGTACGCGACCTACAGCCGCGGCGCTCGGCTGATCACCGGCGAGGCGCGCATGCCCGCCGTGCCGCTCAGAGCGGTTGGAATGCCCGGCGCATCGCCGTGA
- a CDS encoding LytTR family DNA-binding domain-containing protein, whose amino-acid sequence MDDPQAPDRLTALIVDDEALARASLRGLLGQDPEIELIGECRDGIAAAALIAARIPDILFLDVQMPEVDGFEVLRRIGQAGIPAVVLVTAFDEYALQAFEAEALDYLLKPFDDARFHRSLSRAKSRVRERRMNRLTRRLIAAFGAPAARDTPADPPPTYAERLALKNDGRISFLPVGEVDWIEAADYCVRVHADGRFHLLRESMRELEARLDPRRFFRVHRSAIVNVSRIRELQPYFHGEFVLVMQDGARLKLSRGRREQLTTLLGLSA is encoded by the coding sequence ATGGACGACCCGCAAGCTCCTGATCGGCTGACCGCGCTGATTGTGGACGACGAGGCGCTGGCCCGCGCATCGCTCCGCGGCCTGCTGGGGCAGGATCCCGAGATCGAGCTCATCGGCGAATGCCGTGACGGTATCGCGGCCGCCGCACTGATCGCGGCACGAATCCCCGACATTCTCTTTCTGGATGTCCAGATGCCGGAGGTGGACGGCTTCGAGGTGCTCCGCCGAATCGGGCAGGCCGGGATCCCCGCGGTCGTCCTGGTCACCGCCTTCGATGAGTACGCGCTCCAGGCGTTCGAGGCGGAAGCTCTGGATTACCTGCTGAAGCCGTTCGATGATGCCCGCTTCCACCGGAGCCTCTCTCGGGCCAAGAGCCGGGTGCGGGAGCGGCGGATGAACCGGCTCACCCGCCGGCTGATCGCCGCCTTCGGGGCGCCGGCCGCCCGCGACACCCCCGCCGATCCCCCGCCGACCTACGCGGAGCGGCTCGCGCTCAAGAACGACGGCCGCATCTCGTTCCTCCCGGTGGGCGAGGTCGACTGGATCGAAGCGGCCGACTACTGCGTCCGGGTACACGCGGACGGGCGCTTCCACCTGCTCCGCGAGTCCATGCGCGAGCTCGAGGCCCGACTCGACCCGCGGCGCTTCTTCCGGGTGCATCGTTCCGCCATCGTCAACGTCTCCCGTATCCGCGAGCTCCAGCCGTACTTCCACGGTGAGTTCGTGCTGGTCATGCAGGACGGCGCCCGGCTCAAGCTGAGCCGGGGCCGGCGGGAACAGCTCACCACATTGCTTGGTCTCTCCGCCTGA
- a CDS encoding histidine kinase, with product MTTRTKAFAVFLAWTLVALVGLCQWYLLRVSAGVPLQWGGFLAGTLQSCWLWAAFTPAIVALARRFRLERGAWTRNLLLHFGLSLGFGFLDTLVGEGVAHLLPFGTPRPLLIAFLGQSFLEIFSYFAVVAIAHAVDYYALFHERQVAASRLEAQLLSAQLQSLEMQLRPHFLFNTLHTVASLVRTGRKPDAVRMIAGLSDLLRASLRPDAAAEVPLREELAFVQRYLEIERIRFQDRLRTRISAGPEVLDALVPSLILQPLVENAIRHGIERRAAPGEIILEAVRQNGTLCLRVQDSSSGASIVSPGRSGGGIGLSNTQARLRHLYGHRQHFELAAAAQGGTVARIELPFHREPVNHGRPASS from the coding sequence GTGACGACGAGAACCAAAGCCTTCGCGGTCTTCCTCGCCTGGACCCTGGTGGCCCTGGTGGGGCTGTGCCAGTGGTACCTTCTGCGGGTCTCCGCCGGAGTGCCTCTCCAGTGGGGCGGTTTCCTCGCCGGAACGCTCCAGAGCTGCTGGCTCTGGGCCGCCTTCACCCCGGCCATCGTCGCCCTGGCGCGCCGGTTTCGGCTGGAGCGCGGCGCCTGGACCCGGAACCTCCTGCTCCACTTCGGGCTCAGCCTCGGGTTCGGGTTCCTCGATACCCTGGTGGGCGAGGGGGTCGCCCACCTGCTTCCCTTCGGGACGCCACGACCCCTGCTTATCGCCTTCCTCGGCCAGTCGTTCCTCGAGATCTTCAGTTACTTCGCCGTCGTGGCCATCGCCCACGCCGTGGACTACTATGCCCTCTTTCATGAGCGGCAGGTGGCCGCCTCGCGCCTGGAAGCGCAGCTGCTGAGCGCCCAACTCCAATCGCTGGAGATGCAGCTCCGGCCGCACTTCCTCTTCAACACGCTCCATACCGTCGCGTCGCTGGTTCGAACCGGTCGGAAGCCGGACGCCGTGCGGATGATCGCCGGATTGAGCGACCTGCTCCGCGCTTCGTTGCGACCCGACGCCGCGGCGGAAGTGCCCCTTCGGGAGGAGCTGGCGTTCGTGCAGCGCTACCTGGAGATCGAGCGGATCCGCTTCCAGGACCGGCTCCGCACCAGGATCTCCGCAGGTCCGGAGGTCCTCGATGCGCTCGTCCCCAGCCTCATTCTGCAGCCCCTGGTAGAGAACGCGATCCGCCACGGGATCGAGCGCCGGGCTGCCCCCGGAGAGATCATACTCGAGGCCGTTCGCCAGAATGGAACGCTCTGTCTTCGTGTGCAAGACTCCAGTTCGGGCGCGTCCATCGTGTCGCCGGGCAGGTCGGGGGGAGGCATCGGACTGAGCAACACGCAGGCCCGCCTGCGGCACCTCTACGGTCACCGGCAACACTTCGAGTTGGCGGCCGCCGCTCAAGGCGGCACGGTGGCCCGGATCGAGCTCCCGTTTCATCGAGAGCCGGTGAACCATGGACGACCCGCAAGCTCCTGA
- a CDS encoding VOC family protein encodes MTTPPPSMYSVAIFVHDIGRAVEFYRDHLALPLAKQGTFGAEFFQEGTHIGVHPAVHPDAKAMVGRHTGITLHVPHLLRYCGQLHDRGVRFITEPAQQSWGIMAMVADPDGNVLALWEDRVPEGESHTAHVDQADGAY; translated from the coding sequence GTGACCACCCCACCCCCGTCCATGTACAGCGTGGCGATCTTCGTGCACGACATCGGGCGCGCGGTGGAGTTCTATCGCGACCATCTGGCGCTGCCGCTCGCCAAGCAGGGAACGTTCGGAGCGGAGTTCTTTCAGGAGGGAACCCACATCGGGGTGCATCCGGCCGTGCACCCGGATGCCAAGGCGATGGTTGGCCGGCACACCGGCATCACCTTGCACGTCCCCCATCTGCTGCGCTACTGCGGCCAGCTCCACGACCGGGGGGTTCGATTCATCACCGAGCCCGCGCAGCAGAGCTGGGGCATCATGGCCATGGTGGCCGATCCGGACGGCAACGTGCTGGCGCTGTGGGAGGATCGGGTGCCCGAGGGCGAGAGCCACACCGCCCACGTCGATCAGGCGGACGGCGCCTATTAG
- a CDS encoding DUF4157 domain-containing protein, whose product MAVRLNRNEQVVLGTLAARVDLSRVRLHRGERPDGIRRAVLWASRGRAVTLGNHIFLPDRCAADVPVLAHELTHCGQYQTWGAWAYLRRGLITQCRDLLHRTLGVGESPYAYQLEAGKPFESYGMEQQGQIVEDCFRGDSAARGISPFRPGAEEEV is encoded by the coding sequence ATGGCAGTGCGTCTGAACCGTAATGAGCAGGTGGTCCTCGGCACGCTCGCCGCGCGGGTGGATCTCTCACGGGTGCGGCTCCACCGGGGAGAGCGTCCCGACGGTATCCGCCGCGCGGTGCTGTGGGCCAGCCGGGGGCGCGCGGTCACCCTGGGCAATCACATCTTTCTACCTGATCGCTGCGCCGCCGACGTACCGGTGCTGGCGCACGAGCTGACCCACTGCGGGCAGTATCAGACCTGGGGCGCCTGGGCCTACCTCCGGCGAGGGCTGATTACCCAGTGCAGGGATCTGCTCCACCGGACGCTCGGCGTCGGTGAGAGTCCGTACGCCTACCAGTTGGAGGCAGGGAAGCCGTTCGAGAGCTACGGCATGGAGCAGCAGGGGCAGATCGTCGAGGACTGCTTCCGCGGTGACTCCGCCGCTCGGGGCATCTCACCCTTCCGGCCGGGAGCAGAGGAGGAGGTCTGA
- a CDS encoding DinB family protein, with the protein MSDLTYYGRLLDYDHWANRETLRHLRESAEAPPFAVRWMAHIIGSEYLWLARLREEAPTLPVWPDLDLDACAAGLAELEPAWAQWLDALEPETLGEGVGYRNTKGEFWTSTMGDILTHVILHSSYHRGQIASAMRAGGENPAYTDFIHAVRQGLVE; encoded by the coding sequence ATGAGCGATCTCACCTATTACGGCCGGCTGCTCGACTACGATCATTGGGCCAACCGCGAGACTCTTCGGCATCTGCGCGAGAGCGCCGAGGCGCCGCCGTTCGCGGTACGGTGGATGGCCCACATCATCGGCTCCGAGTATCTCTGGCTGGCTCGCCTGCGGGAGGAGGCGCCGACCCTGCCCGTCTGGCCCGATTTGGACCTCGACGCCTGCGCTGCCGGGCTTGCCGAGCTCGAGCCCGCCTGGGCGCAGTGGCTGGACGCCCTCGAGCCCGAAACCCTGGGCGAGGGGGTCGGGTACCGTAACACAAAGGGCGAGTTCTGGACCAGCACCATGGGTGACATCCTGACCCATGTGATTCTCCATTCTTCCTATCACCGCGGGCAGATCGCTTCGGCGATGCGGGCGGGCGGAGAGAATCCCGCGTACACCGACTTCATTCACGCCGTGCGCCAGGGTCTGGTCGAGTGA
- a CDS encoding DUF2905 domain-containing protein, translating into MGLGTCLIVVGLLVWSGALDWFGRLPGDIRIEREGVRIYVPLVSMLLLSATLSLLLYLLRRFR; encoded by the coding sequence GTGGGTCTGGGTACCTGTCTGATAGTCGTCGGGCTGCTGGTCTGGTCGGGGGCACTCGACTGGTTTGGCCGGCTGCCGGGCGATATTCGGATCGAGCGGGAAGGCGTGCGGATCTATGTCCCGCTGGTCTCGATGCTGCTCCTCTCCGCCACCCTGAGTCTCCTGCTCTACCTGCTGCGCCGGTTCCGCTGA
- a CDS encoding DUF4440 domain-containing protein, whose amino-acid sequence MRTIGWVMMIAIGAGACADPQGVQDVQSGTPAASPALARGAGIDIQAERAALFAADQAFGAGLAAPNLTAGVLAGLADNAYLLFPGENLAQGHAAAEAIFTANFDAGSAFVWQPALADVSADGEIGYSFGAFEFTDDGAHVFWGKYISAWRKQSDGRWQIEALSLSFYRNPAGALPANFPHPLDNGRGPFTPVDVPAEEQALLGVDAAFSQASVDLGQAEAFKLYADPHAIVLGNPDFVIGRKAIFESRQGGAPGTVLSWTPQIAEVGPLGDLGFTIGTYLFTAPGVASNGKYLTIWRKSASGTWRFVQDGGSVSPPPAAQ is encoded by the coding sequence ATGCGAACGATCGGCTGGGTGATGATGATCGCCATCGGTGCGGGAGCGTGCGCGGACCCGCAGGGAGTGCAGGACGTGCAATCCGGTACACCAGCGGCATCTCCGGCACTCGCCCGGGGAGCCGGGATCGACATTCAGGCGGAGCGGGCGGCCCTTTTCGCGGCGGACCAGGCCTTCGGCGCAGGGCTGGCCGCTCCCAACCTGACGGCTGGCGTGCTCGCGGGCCTGGCGGACAATGCCTATCTGCTCTTCCCGGGAGAGAACCTGGCCCAGGGACATGCCGCCGCCGAGGCCATCTTCACGGCGAACTTCGACGCCGGGTCGGCGTTCGTGTGGCAGCCCGCGCTGGCGGATGTGTCCGCCGATGGGGAGATCGGCTACAGCTTCGGCGCGTTCGAATTCACCGATGACGGCGCGCACGTCTTCTGGGGCAAGTACATCAGCGCCTGGCGGAAACAGAGCGACGGGCGCTGGCAGATCGAGGCGCTCAGCCTCTCCTTCTACCGAAACCCGGCCGGAGCGCTGCCGGCCAACTTTCCCCACCCGTTGGACAACGGCCGGGGACCGTTTACCCCGGTGGACGTGCCGGCTGAAGAGCAGGCGCTGCTGGGCGTGGATGCCGCCTTCTCGCAGGCGTCGGTGGATCTCGGCCAGGCCGAAGCATTCAAGCTCTACGCCGATCCCCACGCCATTGTGCTCGGCAATCCCGATTTTGTCATCGGACGGAAGGCGATCTTCGAGTCACGGCAGGGCGGTGCTCCCGGAACGGTGTTGAGCTGGACACCCCAGATCGCGGAGGTGGGGCCGCTCGGTGACCTCGGCTTTACTATCGGCACCTATCTCTTCACCGCACCGGGCGTGGCGTCGAACGGCAAATACCTTACGATCTGGCGCAAATCCGCCAGCGGGACGTGGCGGTTCGTGCAGGATGGCGGCAGCGTCAGTCCGCCACCGGCCGCGCAGTAA
- a CDS encoding aminotransferase class V-fold PLP-dependent enzyme has protein sequence MATAAPAPPRDYRAEFPIFRHSIYLNSCSLGALSRRSRAKVEEFLDLWEGRGAAAWYDIWWAALAELRSRYGHLIGAADGAVALHPSISSALTAVAQSLEYGRRPKVVVTALDFPTVAYQWLARRSAGVELVVVESPDGIGVPVEAIARAVDDRTALVATSHVFFTSGAIQDVRALSEVAHRRGALLLIDGYQAAGQLPVDVRALDVDFYCGGGLKWLLGGTGVAFLYARPELLPTLAPRSAGWFSHRQQFNFDPRGLELHADARRLETGTPALLPVYAQLGGLDLIEEIGVVEIRRLTMALAEDLIDQARAAGLQPQVASSREERSAIVMLPSADPARDVRRLAEARIVSDARPGHVRISPYFYNVRDDHRAAIERLTHDQ, from the coding sequence ATGGCCACCGCCGCCCCCGCTCCTCCCCGGGACTACCGGGCGGAATTCCCCATCTTCCGCCACTCCATCTACCTCAACAGCTGCTCGCTGGGCGCGCTGTCCCGCCGGTCGCGCGCCAAGGTCGAGGAGTTTCTCGACCTCTGGGAGGGCCGCGGCGCGGCCGCCTGGTACGACATCTGGTGGGCGGCTCTGGCGGAGCTCCGGAGTCGCTACGGACACCTGATCGGGGCGGCGGACGGCGCCGTGGCGCTGCATCCCAGCATCTCGAGCGCGCTCACCGCGGTGGCGCAGTCGCTGGAGTATGGCCGCCGCCCCAAGGTGGTGGTGACCGCGCTCGATTTCCCCACGGTGGCCTACCAGTGGCTGGCCCGAAGGAGCGCGGGAGTGGAGCTGGTGGTGGTGGAGAGCCCCGATGGGATCGGTGTGCCGGTCGAGGCCATCGCCCGGGCCGTCGATGACCGCACCGCGCTGGTGGCCACCAGCCACGTGTTCTTCACCAGCGGCGCCATCCAGGATGTACGCGCCCTGTCCGAGGTGGCCCACCGCCGAGGCGCGCTGCTGCTGATCGATGGGTACCAGGCGGCGGGCCAGCTTCCGGTCGACGTGCGGGCCCTGGACGTCGACTTCTATTGCGGTGGCGGCCTCAAGTGGCTGCTGGGCGGCACCGGCGTCGCGTTTCTCTACGCCAGACCCGAGCTGCTCCCGACGCTGGCGCCTCGCTCGGCCGGATGGTTCTCGCACCGGCAGCAGTTCAACTTCGATCCGCGCGGACTGGAGCTGCACGCCGACGCCCGCCGGCTCGAGACCGGAACGCCTGCCCTGCTGCCGGTCTACGCGCAGCTGGGGGGCTTGGACCTGATCGAGGAGATCGGCGTGGTGGAGATCCGCCGCCTCACCATGGCCCTGGCGGAGGACCTGATCGATCAGGCCCGCGCCGCGGGTCTCCAGCCCCAGGTGGCATCTTCTCGAGAGGAGCGGTCCGCCATCGTCATGCTGCCGAGCGCGGACCCGGCCCGGGACGTCCGCCGGCTGGCGGAGGCGCGCATCGTCTCCGACGCCCGTCCGGGGCACGTCCGGATCTCCCCCTACTTCTACAACGTGCGCGATGACCACCGCGCCGCGATCGAGCGTCTGACCCATGACCAATAG
- the queG gene encoding tRNA epoxyqueuosine(34) reductase QueG encodes MTLSSSVKARAAELGFLACGITDTRPLAHGDRLDDWLARGYAGTMRYLHRQARRRKQPALIVPDALAIVVVLENYYQPDDTADRLAPRVAKYARGEDYHHVTGRRLDSLAEYLRELGARVARSYVDAGPVPERELAQRAGLGWIGKNSMLIRPETGSFFFIGTIFTDLPLQPDQPFEPDHCGSCTRCLEACPTDALVEPGVLDATRCISYLTIEYRGEIPTALAERFEGYAFGCDICNDVCPWNQRFAVATSIPELRSQHRLAGVGPEFFDQMDEEEFSRRFGQTALARPGLVGMRRNIQAALASERGGTTTEHGERG; translated from the coding sequence GTGACTCTCTCGTCCTCCGTCAAGGCCCGCGCCGCCGAGCTGGGTTTTCTGGCGTGCGGGATCACCGATACTCGTCCGCTCGCGCACGGCGACCGACTGGACGACTGGCTGGCCCGCGGCTACGCCGGCACCATGCGGTATCTCCATCGGCAGGCGAGACGCCGCAAGCAGCCCGCCCTGATCGTCCCGGACGCGCTCGCGATCGTGGTCGTGTTGGAGAACTATTACCAGCCTGACGACACCGCTGATCGCCTCGCGCCCCGGGTGGCGAAGTACGCTCGGGGGGAAGACTATCATCACGTGACCGGCCGGCGGCTCGACAGCCTGGCGGAGTACCTCCGGGAGCTGGGCGCGCGAGTGGCCCGTTCTTACGTCGACGCCGGCCCGGTGCCCGAGCGGGAGCTGGCCCAACGCGCGGGACTCGGATGGATCGGCAAGAACAGCATGCTGATCCGCCCGGAGACAGGGTCGTTCTTCTTCATCGGCACCATCTTCACCGATCTCCCGCTGCAGCCCGACCAGCCCTTCGAGCCGGACCATTGCGGCAGCTGTACCCGCTGCCTCGAGGCCTGCCCCACGGACGCGTTGGTGGAGCCTGGGGTGCTGGATGCGACCCGGTGCATCTCCTATCTCACGATCGAGTACCGCGGGGAGATCCCAACCGCGCTGGCGGAGCGGTTCGAGGGCTACGCCTTCGGCTGCGACATCTGCAACGACGTCTGTCCCTGGAATCAGCGATTCGCCGTGGCCACTTCGATCCCCGAGCTTCGCTCGCAGCACCGGCTGGCGGGAGTTGGGCCAGAGTTCTTCGACCAGATGGACGAGGAGGAGTTCTCCCGCCGCTTCGGCCAGACTGCGCTCGCGCGCCCCGGACTCGTGGGCATGCGGCGGAATATTCAGGCGGCGCTCGCCTCGGAGCGCGGCGGCACGACGACCGAACACGGCGAGCGGGGATGA